The following are encoded together in the Cicer arietinum cultivar CDC Frontier isolate Library 1 chromosome 2, Cicar.CDCFrontier_v2.0, whole genome shotgun sequence genome:
- the LOC101502935 gene encoding heat shock 70 kDa protein 16 isoform X1 produces the protein MSVVGFDIGNENCVIAVVKQGGVDVLLNDESNRETPAVVCFGEKQRFLGSAGAASAMMHPKSTVSQVKRLIGRRFADLDVQNDLKRLPIETSEGSDGGILIHLKYLKETHKFTPVQILAMLFAHLKTIAENDLGTAVSDCVIGVPSYFTDLQRRAYLDAATIVGLKPLRLFHDCTATGLGYGVYKTDFPQGGPIYVVFIDIGQCDTQVSVAAFQAGKMKILSHAFDRNLGGRDFDEVLFIHFAAKFKEQYKIDVYSNARACNRLRAACEKLKKVLSANLEAPLNIECLMDEKDVSGFIKREEFENLAAGLLERICIPCNKALADAGLTVDKMYSVELIGSGSRIPAIARLLTSVFKRELSRTLNASECVARGCALQCAMQSPVFRIKEYEVQDSIPFSIGLSSDEGPICLKSNGVLFPKGQPIPSYKTLTFHGSNFLRFEAFYANPDEVPKGTSPKISCFTIGPLNGSHGSKMGVEVRIQLNLHGIVNIESSTLIEDHAEDSVTTRDCHSNSEAIDVEPISETDQNTNEYRKDKKCESSHHSSDGTRKDKANKRLHVPVSENIYGGMTQAEIIEAQEQECQLTQQDRTMELTKDKRNSLESYVYDMRNKLFNEYRNFASEQERDGISRSLQETEEWLYDEGDDETVHAYAAKLEDLKQLVDPIENRCKDEEARVQATRDLLGCIVEHRMSADSLPPQNKELVTNECNKAEQWLREKMQQQDALPKSSDPVFWSSDINSKTQDLNLYDLTLLFFLFQKCIIIVCCNLFSRSTSN, from the exons ATGAGTGTAGTAGGGTTTGATATTGGAAATGAGAATTGTGTTATTGCTGTAGTGAAGCAAGGTGGGGTTGATGTTTTGTTGAATGATGAATCGAACCGCGAAACCCCTGCGGTTGTCTGCTTTGGCGAGAAGCAACGGTTTTTAGGGTCTGCTGGTGCTGCTTCTGCTATGATGCATCCCAAATCGACGGTATCTCAAGTCAAGAGACTAATAGGAAGGAGATTTGCAGACCTTGATGTTCAAAATGATCTGAAAAGGCTCCCCATCGAAACTTCTGAAGGTTCAGATGGTGGCATTTTGATCCACTTGAAATATTTAAAGGAGACTCATAAGTTTACGCCGGTTCAAATATTAGCGATGCTCTTTGCCCACTTGAAGACTATAGCTGAAAACGATTTGGGGACCGCTGTTTCGGATTGTGTTATTGGAGTTCCGTCGTACTTTACTGACTTGCAGAGACGGGCGTATCTTGATGCTGCAACAATTGTTGGGTTGAAGCCTTTGAGGTTGTTTCATGATTGCACTGCAACTGGTCTTGGTTATGGTGTTTACAAAACAGATTTTCCCCAAGGAGGTCCTATTTATGTTGTGTTTATCGACATAGGTCAATGTGATACTCAGGTTTCTGTTGCAGCGTTTCAGGCTGGGAAAATGAAGATACTTTCACATGCTTTTGACAGGAACTTAGGGGGTAGAGACTTTGATGAGGTTCTATTTATACATTTTGCAGCAAAATTTAAGGAACAGTATAAAATTGATGTATATTCAAATGCAAGAGCGTGTAATAGGTTGCGTGCAGCGTGTGAGAAGTTGAAGAAAGTTTTGAGTGCGAATTTAGAAGCACCTCTTAACATTGAGTGTTTGATGGATGAAAAAGATGTTAGTGGATTTATCAAGAGGGAAGAATTTGAGAATCTTGCTGCAGGATTATTGGAGAGAATCTGTATTCCTTGCAACAAAGCATTGGCTGACGCGGGCTTGACTGTTGATAAGATGTATTCCGTTGAGTTAATTGGTTCAGGTTCAAGAATTCCAGCTATAGCTAGATTATTAACTTCTGTATTTAAGAGAGAACTCAGCCGAACGCTGAATGCAAGTGAGTGCGTAGCTCGTGGTTGCGCTCTGCAGTGTGCAATGCAGAGTCCTGTTTTCCGCATCAAAGAATATGAG GTCCAGGATTCTATTCCTTTTTCGATTGGACTTTCCTCTGATGAAGGTCCTATCTGTTTAAAATCAAATGGTGTACTTTTCCCAAAAGGCCAACCAATTCCAAGTTATAAAACACTTACGTTTCACGGCAGTAATTTTCTCCGTTTTGAAGCATTCTATGCTAATCCAGATGAAGTGCCAAAGGGGACATCTCCTAAAATTAGTTGCTTCACG ATTGGTCCTTTGAATGGATCCCATGGAAGTAAGATGGGAGTTGAAGTTAGAATTCAACTAAATTTGCATGGCATTGTCAATATTGAATCATCTACA TTGATCGAGGACCATGCGGAAGATTCGGTTACAACGCGTGATTGTCATTCAAATTCTGAAGCAATAGATGTCGAACCCATTTCTGAGACAGATCAAAATACCAATGAATATAGGAAAGATAAGAAGTGTGAGTCTTCACATCATTCT TCTGATGGTACAAGAAAAGATAAAGCCAACAAAAGGCTTCATGTGCCGGTGAGTGAGAACATCTACGGTGGAATGACACAGGCTGAAATCATAGAGGCTCAAGAACAAGAATGCCAATTAACACAGCAGGATAGAACAATGGAGTTAACCAAAGACAAGAGGAACTCTTTGGAGTCTTATGTCTATGACATGAGGAATAAG CTTTTCAACGAATACCGTAATTTTGCAAGTGAACAAGAGAGGGATGGCATATCAAGGAGCCTTCAAGAGACTGAGGAATGGCTTTACGATGAAGGAGATGATGAAACAGTACATGCTTATGCTGCAAAACTAGAAGATCTAAAACAG CTGGTGGATCCAATTGAGAACCGATGCAAAGATGAAGAAGCAAGAGTGCAAGCTACGAGAGATTTGTTAGGCTGCATTGTCGAGCATCGCATGTCTGCGGATTCTCTTCCACCCCAAAATAAAGAACTG GTTACCAATGAGTGCAATAAAGCAGAACAGTGGCTAAGAGAGAAGATGCAACAACAAGATGCTTTGCCTAAGAGCTCCGATCCAGTGTTTTGGTCAAGTGATATCAATAGCAAGACACAAGATTTAAATTTGTATGATTTGAcccttttgttttttctttttcaaaagtgCATAATTATAGTTTGTTGTAATCTATTTAGCAGAAGCACTTCAAATTGA
- the LOC101502935 gene encoding heat shock 70 kDa protein 16 isoform X2: MSVVGFDIGNENCVIAVVKQGGVDVLLNDESNRETPAVVCFGEKQRFLGSAGAASAMMHPKSTVSQVKRLIGRRFADLDVQNDLKRLPIETSEGSDGGILIHLKYLKETHKFTPVQILAMLFAHLKTIAENDLGTAVSDCVIGVPSYFTDLQRRAYLDAATIVGLKPLRLFHDCTATGLGYGVYKTDFPQGGPIYVVFIDIGQCDTQVSVAAFQAGKMKILSHAFDRNLGGRDFDEVLFIHFAAKFKEQYKIDVYSNARACNRLRAACEKLKKVLSANLEAPLNIECLMDEKDVSGFIKREEFENLAAGLLERICIPCNKALADAGLTVDKMYSVELIGSGSRIPAIARLLTSVFKRELSRTLNASECVARGCALQCAMQSPVFRIKEYEVQDSIPFSIGLSSDEGPICLKSNGVLFPKGQPIPSYKTLTFHGSNFLRFEAFYANPDEVPKGTSPKISCFTIGPLNGSHGSKMGVEVRIQLNLHGIVNIESSTLIEDHAEDSVTTRDCHSNSEAIDVEPISETDQNTNEYRKDKKCESSHHSSDGTRKDKANKRLHVPVSENIYGGMTQAEIIEAQEQECQLTQQDRTMELTKDKRNSLESYVYDMRNKLFNEYRNFASEQERDGISRSLQETEEWLYDEGDDETVHAYAAKLEDLKQLVDPIENRCKDEEARVQATRDLLGCIVEHRMSADSLPPQNKELVTNECNKAEQWLREKMQQQDALPKSSDPVFWSSDINSKTQDLNLVCQQILKDEGKDKQNASKHQ; encoded by the exons ATGAGTGTAGTAGGGTTTGATATTGGAAATGAGAATTGTGTTATTGCTGTAGTGAAGCAAGGTGGGGTTGATGTTTTGTTGAATGATGAATCGAACCGCGAAACCCCTGCGGTTGTCTGCTTTGGCGAGAAGCAACGGTTTTTAGGGTCTGCTGGTGCTGCTTCTGCTATGATGCATCCCAAATCGACGGTATCTCAAGTCAAGAGACTAATAGGAAGGAGATTTGCAGACCTTGATGTTCAAAATGATCTGAAAAGGCTCCCCATCGAAACTTCTGAAGGTTCAGATGGTGGCATTTTGATCCACTTGAAATATTTAAAGGAGACTCATAAGTTTACGCCGGTTCAAATATTAGCGATGCTCTTTGCCCACTTGAAGACTATAGCTGAAAACGATTTGGGGACCGCTGTTTCGGATTGTGTTATTGGAGTTCCGTCGTACTTTACTGACTTGCAGAGACGGGCGTATCTTGATGCTGCAACAATTGTTGGGTTGAAGCCTTTGAGGTTGTTTCATGATTGCACTGCAACTGGTCTTGGTTATGGTGTTTACAAAACAGATTTTCCCCAAGGAGGTCCTATTTATGTTGTGTTTATCGACATAGGTCAATGTGATACTCAGGTTTCTGTTGCAGCGTTTCAGGCTGGGAAAATGAAGATACTTTCACATGCTTTTGACAGGAACTTAGGGGGTAGAGACTTTGATGAGGTTCTATTTATACATTTTGCAGCAAAATTTAAGGAACAGTATAAAATTGATGTATATTCAAATGCAAGAGCGTGTAATAGGTTGCGTGCAGCGTGTGAGAAGTTGAAGAAAGTTTTGAGTGCGAATTTAGAAGCACCTCTTAACATTGAGTGTTTGATGGATGAAAAAGATGTTAGTGGATTTATCAAGAGGGAAGAATTTGAGAATCTTGCTGCAGGATTATTGGAGAGAATCTGTATTCCTTGCAACAAAGCATTGGCTGACGCGGGCTTGACTGTTGATAAGATGTATTCCGTTGAGTTAATTGGTTCAGGTTCAAGAATTCCAGCTATAGCTAGATTATTAACTTCTGTATTTAAGAGAGAACTCAGCCGAACGCTGAATGCAAGTGAGTGCGTAGCTCGTGGTTGCGCTCTGCAGTGTGCAATGCAGAGTCCTGTTTTCCGCATCAAAGAATATGAG GTCCAGGATTCTATTCCTTTTTCGATTGGACTTTCCTCTGATGAAGGTCCTATCTGTTTAAAATCAAATGGTGTACTTTTCCCAAAAGGCCAACCAATTCCAAGTTATAAAACACTTACGTTTCACGGCAGTAATTTTCTCCGTTTTGAAGCATTCTATGCTAATCCAGATGAAGTGCCAAAGGGGACATCTCCTAAAATTAGTTGCTTCACG ATTGGTCCTTTGAATGGATCCCATGGAAGTAAGATGGGAGTTGAAGTTAGAATTCAACTAAATTTGCATGGCATTGTCAATATTGAATCATCTACA TTGATCGAGGACCATGCGGAAGATTCGGTTACAACGCGTGATTGTCATTCAAATTCTGAAGCAATAGATGTCGAACCCATTTCTGAGACAGATCAAAATACCAATGAATATAGGAAAGATAAGAAGTGTGAGTCTTCACATCATTCT TCTGATGGTACAAGAAAAGATAAAGCCAACAAAAGGCTTCATGTGCCGGTGAGTGAGAACATCTACGGTGGAATGACACAGGCTGAAATCATAGAGGCTCAAGAACAAGAATGCCAATTAACACAGCAGGATAGAACAATGGAGTTAACCAAAGACAAGAGGAACTCTTTGGAGTCTTATGTCTATGACATGAGGAATAAG CTTTTCAACGAATACCGTAATTTTGCAAGTGAACAAGAGAGGGATGGCATATCAAGGAGCCTTCAAGAGACTGAGGAATGGCTTTACGATGAAGGAGATGATGAAACAGTACATGCTTATGCTGCAAAACTAGAAGATCTAAAACAG CTGGTGGATCCAATTGAGAACCGATGCAAAGATGAAGAAGCAAGAGTGCAAGCTACGAGAGATTTGTTAGGCTGCATTGTCGAGCATCGCATGTCTGCGGATTCTCTTCCACCCCAAAATAAAGAACTG GTTACCAATGAGTGCAATAAAGCAGAACAGTGGCTAAGAGAGAAGATGCAACAACAAGATGCTTTGCCTAAGAGCTCCGATCCAGTGTTTTGGTCAAGTGATATCAATAGCAAGACACAAGATTTAAATTT AGTATGCCAACAGATATTGAAAGACGAAGGGAAAGACAAGCAGAATGCTTCTAAGCATCAATGA
- the LOC101503265 gene encoding uncharacterized protein, with protein sequence MADFEAPSFSLGLDFDDTPPPSPSTSPNHDPLPQVPDSDPDPETLPNPPLHILKRLRRGPPSSSKTDPPSCIDVDDDDIEEFSSQEDPVQGFAHSSVRNHSVCSSSKVSLKGVGVLTPHSFINSNEKKRKQDSDIPASVGLETGQRGFLLRKLAASPLRRFKLLDSDDDDDDDLVCEDVTWENKVGPSSSLGPLCNRSTPLISLEQDRKTQFDVNRNQDLWKDLSPVKNFSVPTPVFNEVFEEYFRSAKNVEVPKSRIDISENHNATYGGFNSGWQKDEQVWEAAGPLPPAHRYFFHEDPRIQQLVRSRLCNFTPLGVNRVNQQQNVSHIDYLGQFDNGGVSKTPVVRKGRASGSSSRRSKAKNLNVEQIFNASEGWVDPKIISPFSSGTSSRKKATKRSSTKSSVSKSKNGQSKLNPSNVSGNWVEPKSCTSMPRDAGKRRVQASSQSAGHWYTGSDGRKVYVNKSGQELTGRNAYRNYRKESGTGFKKSKKKTSAKKGN encoded by the exons ATGGCAGATTTTGAAGCTCCTTCGTTTTCTCTAGGACTCGATTTCGACGACACACCTCCACCTTCTCCTTCTACCTCCCCCAACCACGACCCGCTCCCACAAGTCCCCGACTCCGATCCCGATCCCGAAACCCTACCCAATCCCCCACTCCATATTCTCAAACGCCTCCGTCGTGGTCCCCCTTCCTCCTCCAAAACCGATCCGCCTTCATGCATCGACGTCGACGACGACGACATCGAGGAGTTCTCTTCGCAGGAGGATCCCGTTCAAg GATTTGCACATTCCTCGGTTCGGAATCATTCTGTATGTAGCAGTTCTAAAGTTTCATTGAAAGGTGTTGGAGTTTTAACTCCTCATTCGTTTATAAACTCTaatgagaaaaaaagaaagCAGGATTCGGATATTCCGGCTTCTGTTGGGTTGGAGACAGGCCAGAGAGGGTTCTTGTTACGCAAGTTAGCAGCTAGTCCTCTTCGAAGGTTTAAATTGCTTGATTCTGATGACGATGACGATGATGATCTGGTTTGTGAGGATGTTACTTGGGAAAATAAAGTTGGCCCTTCCTCATCATTGGGGCCATTGTGTAATAGGAGCACACCTCTGATTTCATTGGAACAAGATAGGAAGACACAATTTGATGTGAACCGGAATCAGGATTTATGGAAAGATCTTTCTCCGGTGAAGAATTTTTCTGTTCCTACACCTGTGTTCAATGAGGTGTTTGAAGAATACTTTCGTTCGGCCAAGAATGTGGAAGTGCCGAAATCAAGGATTGATATATCTGAAAATCACAATGCGACCTATGGTGGATTTAATTCTGGATGGCAAAAGGATGAACAAGTATGGGAAGCGGCGGGTCCTCTTCCTCCTGCTCATCGTTATTTTTTCCATGAGGATCCAAGGATTCAGCAGTTGGTTCGCAGTCGCCTGTGTAATTTTACTCCATTAGGTGTCAACAGAGTGAATCAGCAACAAAACGTCTCACATATCGATTACCT GGGACAATTTGACAATGGAGGAGTTTCTAAAACGCCGGTAGTTCGAAAAGGACGCGCTAGTGGCTCATCAAGCAGAAGAAGCAAAGCAAAAAATTTGAATGTTGAGCAAATCTTTAATGCTTCTGAAGGTTGGGTGGATCCCAAAATCATTTCTCCTTTCAGCAGTGGAACATCTAGTAGAAAGAAAGCAACAAAGAGAAGCAGTACTAAGAGCAGTGtgtcaaaaagtaaaaatggaCAAAGCAAATTAAACCCTTCAAATGTTTCTGGAAATTGGGTGGAACCCAAGAGCTGCACCAGTATGCCTAGAGATGCAGGCAAAAGGCGTGTACAAGCAAGTAGTCAATCTGCTGGTCATTGGTATACAGGATCAGATGGAAGAAAG GTTTATGTCAACAAAAGTGGGCAGGAGTTAACTGGCCGAAATGCTTATAGAAATTATCGGAAG GAGAGTGGAACAGGATTCAagaaatcaaaaaagaaaacaagtgCCAAAAAGGGAAACTAA
- the LOC101503585 gene encoding uncharacterized protein — translation MKFTGNFQYPPVGITSKNPNTSPHSDLQPPKPFQRRKPRTPGTRLKKYGASGAGKRSRPETPLLKWKIHDDALEEDHKLSPASSSRRTSRSLKKQTEVSVSARRLAAGLWRLHQPEMVVDDNQRRLGFQNGSGHVGLPFPGRPNGMTHDPKNQSQSPRSVFGTKSGHNCQLKPFQILNTEMEGATKWDPVCLKTLDEAQHIYAKLEQKVRTVSVVSALEAELEQARARIQELETEHHSSKKKLDHILKKVGEEKAQWRSREHEKIRVYIDDIKAELNRERKSRQRIEIVNSRLVNELADVKLSAKRYMHDYDKERKGRELVEEVCDELAKEIGEDKAEVEALKRESMKLREELEEERKMLQMAEVWREERVQMKLIDAKVALEEKYSLMNKLVADLETFLKSKNVNSNTKEMKEAQSLHQAAAAMNIQDIKEFSYEPPKSDDIFAIFEDVNFGEHNDREIEPYVSHSPPNHASKIHTVSPEANGIRKDGIPRRSDVFIDDNGDIEGDESGWETVSHVDDQGSSYSPEESVQSLNKNHRESNVSRRSVLEWEENADEQTPITEIGEVCSIPTKQSKKVSSVTRLWRSFPNNGDNYNIISVEGMNGKLSNGRLSNASPDCGSGKGGLSPQDLEYRFSPSESGSPHSQRGMKGCIPRGAQKHSLKAKLLEARMESQKVQLRHVLKQKI, via the exons ATGAAATTTACCGGCAACTTTCAGTACCCTCCCGTTGGCATTACTTCCAAGAATCCAAACACTTCACCTCACTCAGATCTTCAACCTCCTAAACCATTTCAACGCCGGAAACCTAGAACTCCGGGAACTCGTTTGAAGAAATATGGAGCTTCCGGTGCTGGTAAACGGAGCAGACCAGAAACCCCGCTCTTGAAATGGAAGATCCATGACGATGCACTTGAAGAGGACCACAAGTTGTCGCCGGCGAGTTCTAGTCGGAGAACGAGCCGGAGTTTGAAGAAGCAAACGGAAGTGTCTGTGTCGGCACGGAGACTTGCTGCCGGACTATGGCGGCTGCATCAGCCGGAGATGGTAGTGGATGATAACCAGAGGAGGTTAGGGTTTCAG AATGGAAGTGGCCATGTAGGCCTCCCTTTCCCGGGTCGTCCAAATGGCATGACTCATGATCCGAAGAATCAATCTCAAAGTCCTCGTTCCGTCTTTGGGACAAAGAGTGGACACAACTGTCAG CTCAAGCCTTTCCAGATTCTGAACACAGAAATGGAGGGTGCAACAAAGTGGGATCCTGTATGTCTAAAAACATTGGACGAGGCGCAGCATATCTACGCAAAACTTGAACAAAAGGTAAGAACTGTATCTGTTGTATCTGCTCTTGAAGCTGAACTAGAGCAGGCACGGGCACGTATTCAAGAGCTTGAGACTGAACACCATTCATCCAAAAAGAAACTTGATCATATCTTGAAGAAAGTCGGGGAGGAAAAGGCCCAATGGCGAAGCAGAGAGCATGAGAAAATCCGTGTatatattgatgatattaaaGCAGAGTTGAATCGAGAAAGGAAAAGTCGCCAGAggattgaaattgtcaattccAGGTTGGTAAATGAGTTGGCAGATGTGAAACTATCAGCAAAGCGCTACATGCACGATTATGATAAGGAGAGGAAGGGCAGAGAACTGGTTGAGGAAGTGTGTGATGAGCTTGCCAAGGAAATTGGAGAAGACAAGGCTGAAGTTGAAGCGCTGAAGAGGGAATCTATGAAACTTAGGGAAGAACTGGAAGAGGAGAGAAAGATGTTACAGATGGCTGAAGTATGGCGTGAAGAACGTGTTCAAATGAAGTTGATAGATGCAAAAGTTGCTCTTGAAGAGAAATATTCACTGATGAATAAACTTGTTGCAGATTTAGAAACTTTTCTCAAGTCAAAAAATGTGAATTCAAACACAAAGGAGATGAAAGAAGCACAGTCACTTCATCAGGCTGCAGCCGCAATGAACATTCAAGACATTAAAGAATTTTCATACGAACCCCCCAAATCAGATGATATTTTTGCCATTTTTGAAGATGTAAATTTTGGCGAGCACAACGATAGGGAGATTGAACCTTATGTTTCTCACAGTCCTCCTAATCATGCCTCCAAGATTCACACAGTGAGTCCTGAAGCAAATGGAATACGTAAAGATGGCATTCCAAGGCGTTCGGATGTATTTATAGATGATAATGGTGATATAGAGGGTGATGAAAGCGGGTGGGAAACTGTGAGCCATGTTGATGATCAAGGCTCAAGTTATTCTCCAGAAGAGAGTGTCCAATCTTTGAACAAGAACCATCGAGAGAGTAATGTTTCGCGGAGGAGTGTACTTGAATGGGAAGAAAATGCTGATGAGCAGACACCAATAACTGAAATTGGTGAAGTATGTTCTATACCAACTAAGCAATCAAAAAAGGTATCATCCGTTACGAGACTTTGGAGGTCGTTCCCAAACAATGGGGATAATTACAATATAATCTCTGTGGAGGGAATGAATGGGAAGCTTTCAAATGGAAGATTATCCAATGCATCTCCAGATTGTGGATCAGGTAAAGGGGGACTTAGTCCTCAAGACCTTGAATACCGGTTTAGTCCTTCTGAGTCTGGAAGTCCACATTCACAACGAGGTATGAAAGGATGCATTCCTCGCGGTGCACAGAAGCATAGCTTGAAAGCTAAACTTTTGGAGGCTAGAATGGAGAGCCAAAAGGTTCAGTTGCGCCATGTTCTTAAACAGAAGATTTAG
- the LOC101503910 gene encoding peptide methionine sulfoxide reductase A1-like isoform X1, producing MRICGAATSSAYNTASSSLLVFVSSSFSTPAKTKFLPSLSRFSNKRSCFFLQTRPNFTLHKPSMNLLNRLGFGSGRSSENMDSTIPQGPDDDIPAPGQQFAQFGAGCFWGVELVFQRIPGVSKTEVGYTQGLVHNPTYEDVCSGTTNHSEVVRVHYDPKECAFESLLDMFWSKHDPTTPNRQGNDVGTQYRSGIYYYTPEQEKAARESLEQQEKQLGRKIVTEILPAKKFYRAEEYHQQYLEKGGRFGFKQSAAKGCNDPIRCYG from the exons ATGAGAATTTGTGGAGCAG CAACCAGCAGCGCCTATAACACCGCGTCCAGCTCCCTGCTAGTGTTCgtttcttcttccttctctaCTCCTGCCAAAACCAAGTTCCTACCCTCACTTTCTAGATTTTCCAACAAGCGTTCTTGCTTCTTTTTGCAAACCCGTCCCAATTTTACTTTGCACAAGCCCTCCATGAACCTTCTGAACAGACTTGGGTTTGGCAGCGGAAGGTCATCGGAGAACATGGATTCAACCATTCCTCAGGGACCGGATGACGATATACCAGCACCAGGCCAGCAGTTTGCTCAGTTTGGGGCTGGCTGCTTTTGGGGCGTTGAATTGGTCTTCCAGAGGATTCCCGGAGTTTCTAAGACAGAGGTTGGTTACACTCAGGGGCTTGTGCACAATCCTACTTATGAGGATGTGTGTTCAGGGACCACAAACCACTCAGAGGTTGTAAGGGTCCATTATGACCCTAAAGAATGTGCCTTTGAAAGTCTGCTTGATATGTTCTGGTCTAAACATGATCCTACTACGCCGAACCGACAG GGGAATGATGTGGGAACACAGTACAGATCTGGAATATACTACTATACCCCTGAACAAGAGAAGGCAGCTAGAGAGTCTTTGGAACAACAAGAGAAGCAGTTGGGGAGGAAGATTGTAACTGAGATCCTTCCTGCCAAGAAGTTTTACAGAGCTGAGGAGTACCATCAACAGTACCTCGAGAAAGGAGGTCGATTTGGTTTCAAGCAATCTGCTGCTAAAGGATGCAACGACCCGATTCGGTGCTATggttaa
- the LOC101503910 gene encoding peptide methionine sulfoxide reductase-like isoform X2, translating to MNLLNRLGFGSGRSSENMDSTIPQGPDDDIPAPGQQFAQFGAGCFWGVELVFQRIPGVSKTEVGYTQGLVHNPTYEDVCSGTTNHSEVVRVHYDPKECAFESLLDMFWSKHDPTTPNRQGNDVGTQYRSGIYYYTPEQEKAARESLEQQEKQLGRKIVTEILPAKKFYRAEEYHQQYLEKGGRFGFKQSAAKGCNDPIRCYG from the exons ATGAACCTTCTGAACAGACTTGGGTTTGGCAGCGGAAGGTCATCGGAGAACATGGATTCAACCATTCCTCAGGGACCGGATGACGATATACCAGCACCAGGCCAGCAGTTTGCTCAGTTTGGGGCTGGCTGCTTTTGGGGCGTTGAATTGGTCTTCCAGAGGATTCCCGGAGTTTCTAAGACAGAGGTTGGTTACACTCAGGGGCTTGTGCACAATCCTACTTATGAGGATGTGTGTTCAGGGACCACAAACCACTCAGAGGTTGTAAGGGTCCATTATGACCCTAAAGAATGTGCCTTTGAAAGTCTGCTTGATATGTTCTGGTCTAAACATGATCCTACTACGCCGAACCGACAG GGGAATGATGTGGGAACACAGTACAGATCTGGAATATACTACTATACCCCTGAACAAGAGAAGGCAGCTAGAGAGTCTTTGGAACAACAAGAGAAGCAGTTGGGGAGGAAGATTGTAACTGAGATCCTTCCTGCCAAGAAGTTTTACAGAGCTGAGGAGTACCATCAACAGTACCTCGAGAAAGGAGGTCGATTTGGTTTCAAGCAATCTGCTGCTAAAGGATGCAACGACCCGATTCGGTGCTATggttaa